The proteins below are encoded in one region of Ferroplasma acidiphilum:
- the argF gene encoding ornithine carbamoyltransferase translates to MKRDILSVADMENDFDQIIGTSIKLKKDRTIKFSDKKLLGMIFEKPSTRTRISLEAAMEQLNGHAIYLSPHEMHLGDGETIADTARVMSRFLDIISYRAYDYRNVRELAKYADVPVLNALDNMEHPLQIVADFMTIMEKKHRLENLKLAYVGDGNNVSNSLLLGAALTGMDISVACPEHREPDRDILYRAKDLALKTGSRIEILRDARTAVDSADIIYTDVWVSMGEEKEKDQKEKLFKGYQVNEELADFADKNYIFMHCLPARRGLEVTDEIIEGIHSVVFDEAENRLYSEKGVIYTVLS, encoded by the coding sequence ATGAAAAGAGACATTCTATCAGTAGCAGATATGGAAAATGATTTTGATCAGATAATAGGCACATCTATAAAATTGAAAAAGGACAGGACAATAAAATTTTCAGATAAGAAATTGCTTGGCATGATTTTTGAGAAACCCAGTACAAGGACAAGGATATCCCTTGAGGCAGCAATGGAACAGCTCAACGGGCATGCTATATACCTTAGCCCACATGAAATGCACCTTGGCGATGGTGAAACTATTGCGGATACAGCAAGGGTCATGTCCAGATTCCTGGATATTATTTCATACAGGGCATATGATTACAGGAATGTCAGGGAACTGGCAAAATATGCCGATGTTCCGGTACTGAATGCACTGGACAATATGGAACATCCTCTGCAAATTGTTGCAGATTTTATGACCATTATGGAAAAGAAGCACAGGCTTGAAAATCTTAAACTGGCATATGTGGGTGATGGAAACAATGTATCCAATTCCCTGCTTCTGGGTGCTGCATTGACAGGCATGGACATTTCAGTTGCCTGCCCGGAACACCGTGAACCGGACAGAGATATACTGTACAGGGCTAAGGACCTTGCATTGAAAACCGGCAGCAGGATAGAGATATTAAGGGATGCCAGAACAGCGGTAGATTCGGCCGATATTATATACACAGATGTATGGGTGTCCATGGGCGAAGAAAAAGAAAAGGACCAGAAAGAAAAACTATTCAAGGGATACCAGGTAAATGAAGAACTTGCCGATTTTGCAGATAAAAATTATATATTTATGCACTGCCTCCCCGCAAGAAGGGGGCTGGAAGTAACTGATGAAATAATAGAAGGAATACATAGTGTAGTTTTTGATGAAGCAGAAAACAGACTCTACAGTGAAAAGGGGGTTATTTATACAGTTCTATCATGA
- a CDS encoding NAD(P)/FAD-dependent oxidoreductase, whose protein sequence is MMQFNISSTERDYETDYDVIIIGAGAAGYSAGVYIKRSGMSVAILERESVPGGNTAVSPLVENYLGYKAIEGADLAEDFRKHYAQYGKIITEIDVRDIKKEGDKFRIITNRSDFTAKAIIVTTGTTHRKMNVKGEDEYYGKGISYCSTCDGYLFKDKNVAVIGGGNSGAISALYLKGIAKNVSIIAHSKIKKCEDAYIKSIDEKKIPFILNAETEEFIGDGKKLTGLKYKDLATGEEKTENLDGIFVYIGVIPQTSFLKNIGVKLDKHGFIIADEKGRTNIPGIYGAGDVLAGSEEQIATAVGDGSKAAITLYTDIINKKF, encoded by the coding sequence ATGATGCAATTTAACATTAGTTCAACTGAAAGGGATTATGAGACTGATTATGATGTAATTATCATCGGGGCTGGTGCGGCAGGCTATTCAGCCGGTGTTTACATCAAGAGGTCAGGTATGAGCGTAGCTATACTGGAAAGGGAATCAGTTCCCGGAGGAAATACAGCAGTATCCCCTCTGGTAGAAAATTATCTGGGATATAAAGCTATAGAGGGCGCAGACCTGGCTGAAGATTTCAGAAAACATTATGCCCAGTATGGAAAAATTATCACTGAAATTGATGTACGTGATATTAAAAAGGAGGGGGATAAGTTCAGGATAATTACAAACAGATCAGACTTTACAGCGAAAGCCATCATTGTAACAACAGGGACAACCCATAGAAAGATGAATGTTAAAGGCGAAGACGAGTATTATGGAAAGGGCATATCCTATTGTTCCACATGTGACGGCTATCTTTTCAAAGACAAGAACGTTGCAGTCATTGGTGGCGGAAATTCCGGCGCTATCTCAGCACTTTACCTGAAGGGCATAGCAAAGAACGTTTCCATAATAGCACACTCAAAAATAAAAAAATGCGAGGATGCGTATATAAAATCAATAGACGAAAAGAAAATTCCATTCATACTTAACGCGGAAACTGAAGAATTCATCGGCGATGGCAAAAAACTTACAGGACTCAAATACAAAGACCTTGCTACAGGGGAAGAAAAAACAGAGAACCTCGATGGAATATTTGTCTATATTGGCGTTATACCACAGACATCGTTCCTCAAAAACATAGGGGTTAAACTGGACAAGCACGGATTTATTATAGCAGATGAAAAGGGAAGGACAAATATTCCTGGCATATATGGAGCAGGCGACGTACTTGCAGGAAGCGAAGAACAGATAGCGACAGCAGTTGGCGATGGAAGCAAAGCCGCAATTACGCTTTATACCGATATCATAAATAAAAAGTTTTAA
- the thsA gene encoding thermosome subunit alpha → MMSGQTPILILKEGTERQQGKNAQKNNIEAAKAIADAVRTTLGPKGMDKMMVDSIGDIIISNDGATILKEMDVDHPTAKMIVEASKSQDTAVGDGTTTVVVFAGELLKQAEALLDQGVHSTIIADGYHLAAEEARKQLLAMSVSAKDDAMLRKIAITALSGKNTGVAPEFLADLVVNAINSVTETDGDKIIVDTANIKVDKKSGGSAADTKFINGLIIDKEKVHSKMPSVVKNAKIALINSALEIKKTEIDAKVQITDPSKIQEFLDQESDTLKEMAEKIKKSGANVVLCQKGIDDTVQYYLAKYGIYGVRRVKQSDMEKLAKATGAKMITDLDDITEETMGKAETVEERKIGDDRMTFVTGCKNPKAVNILIRGGTEHVVDEIDRSLNDAIRVVAITKEDGRYLPGGGATEAELAMKLRSYSNSVGGREQLSIEAFAKALEIIPRTLAENAGMDPINTLISLKSEHEKGNKNFGVDMEANKITDMIKAGVFDTFRVKTHAISSAVEVATMILRIDDVIASKKSSAPQGGAGGMGGGMPPGMGGY, encoded by the coding sequence ATGATGTCAGGTCAAACGCCAATATTAATATTAAAGGAAGGTACAGAAAGGCAACAGGGTAAGAATGCCCAGAAAAACAACATTGAAGCCGCAAAGGCAATTGCAGATGCAGTAAGGACAACACTGGGCCCGAAGGGAATGGACAAAATGATGGTTGATTCAATAGGGGATATAATAATCTCCAATGATGGGGCAACCATATTGAAAGAAATGGATGTAGACCATCCTACAGCAAAAATGATTGTTGAGGCTTCAAAATCCCAGGATACAGCAGTTGGAGACGGAACCACAACTGTTGTTGTATTTGCTGGCGAACTTCTTAAACAGGCAGAAGCCCTGCTTGACCAGGGAGTGCATTCAACTATTATAGCTGATGGGTACCATCTGGCTGCAGAGGAAGCAAGGAAACAGCTTCTAGCAATGTCTGTAAGTGCAAAGGATGATGCTATGCTCAGAAAGATAGCTATAACAGCACTTTCCGGGAAAAACACAGGAGTTGCACCGGAATTTCTTGCAGACCTTGTTGTAAATGCAATAAACTCTGTTACTGAAACAGATGGAGATAAAATCATAGTTGATACCGCAAATATTAAAGTAGACAAGAAGAGCGGTGGAAGCGCAGCAGATACAAAATTCATAAACGGGCTTATAATTGACAAGGAAAAGGTTCACTCAAAAATGCCTTCTGTTGTAAAAAATGCAAAAATAGCACTTATAAACTCTGCACTTGAAATAAAGAAAACCGAAATAGACGCCAAGGTACAGATAACAGACCCATCAAAGATACAGGAATTCCTTGACCAGGAGAGCGACACATTAAAGGAAATGGCCGAGAAGATAAAGAAATCAGGAGCCAATGTTGTCCTTTGCCAGAAGGGAATAGACGACACAGTACAGTACTATCTTGCCAAATATGGAATATACGGTGTCAGAAGGGTAAAGCAGAGCGATATGGAAAAGCTTGCAAAAGCCACAGGCGCAAAAATGATAACCGACCTTGATGACATAACCGAAGAAACCATGGGAAAAGCCGAAACCGTTGAGGAAAGAAAAATAGGGGACGACAGGATGACATTTGTAACAGGATGCAAAAATCCCAAGGCTGTCAATATACTTATCAGGGGCGGAACAGAACATGTTGTTGATGAAATCGACAGGTCCCTTAACGATGCAATAAGGGTTGTTGCAATAACAAAGGAAGATGGAAGATACCTTCCAGGCGGAGGAGCCACAGAGGCCGAGCTTGCAATGAAGCTAAGGTCATATTCCAACAGCGTAGGCGGAAGGGAGCAGCTTTCCATAGAAGCCTTTGCAAAGGCCCTGGAAATAATTCCAAGGACACTTGCAGAAAATGCCGGGATGGATCCTATTAATACTCTGATATCTCTTAAGTCAGAGCACGAGAAGGGAAACAAAAACTTCGGTGTTGACATGGAAGCAAACAAAATAACAGATATGATAAAGGCAGGGGTATTCGACACATTCCGTGTTAAAACCCATGCAATATCAAGCGCTGTGGAAGTTGCCACCATGATACTCAGGATCGATGATGTAATAGCCAGCAAGAAGTCATCTGCCCCACAGGGCGGAGCTGGCGGCATGGGTGGCGGAATGCCTCCAGGCATGGGCGGATACTAA
- a CDS encoding FAD-dependent thymidylate synthase — protein MDDFSNNDRDVFLIKTDMIDRGALMSRYSRTANLDIREVYGKEFKNNPDRASNFYKRIFLDYGDESVAELTTAQMGIQNVSNIVTKVIEEPRIGLSYLEKSSRYVKYNKKVNGNYLFLRGENAGVGAMESKYNSYCNDLFDFYSAAYPEMMKYMEDANPIENFTFEIGGKNYKYTNLESVDENTLSKSYKSSLRSAVLDEIRALLPASTLTNIGISGNGRAFISLIERLKAYGTPEAEKYGELIYRELEPELPELIEDAVSAHGIAQIKYNNARDSIGNSFSNDTAKVPDIKVINFMDEKRAIDLATGMLLYGSSAGSSNVDIPPEKQYSILKELESLRGNRRHKLGRAFEGITYSFEVNMNYGAFREFQRHRFFSIIRKPLSTQYGYDIPENLGKIPELRSRYVELMDEARILYNDIMGRSGRKIAQYVVPYAYKYPVVFSSNLNELTYFIELRSNQQVHPDLREVALDIYSEIKKIHPHLATLIKFVDTGDYRLGRLPSEVKKESRRKTLSGEND, from the coding sequence ATGGACGATTTTTCCAATAATGACCGGGATGTTTTCCTGATAAAGACTGATATGATAGACAGGGGAGCTCTCATGTCAAGATATAGCAGAACCGCAAATCTTGATATAAGGGAGGTATACGGGAAGGAATTTAAAAATAATCCTGACAGGGCAAGCAATTTTTATAAGAGAATATTTCTGGATTATGGCGATGAATCAGTTGCAGAATTAACCACAGCACAGATGGGAATACAGAACGTTTCCAACATAGTCACCAAGGTCATAGAGGAACCGAGGATAGGCCTTTCATATCTGGAAAAATCATCAAGGTATGTGAAATACAACAAAAAAGTTAATGGAAACTACCTGTTTCTCCGGGGAGAGAATGCCGGCGTAGGAGCCATGGAATCCAAGTATAACAGCTACTGCAACGATCTTTTTGACTTTTATTCCGCTGCCTATCCTGAGATGATGAAATACATGGAAGATGCAAATCCAATAGAAAACTTCACATTTGAAATCGGCGGAAAGAATTATAAATACACGAATCTGGAATCCGTGGATGAAAACACACTGTCAAAGTCATACAAATCCTCCCTGAGGTCTGCAGTACTGGATGAGATAAGGGCATTGCTGCCTGCTTCCACATTGACAAATATTGGCATATCCGGCAATGGGCGTGCATTCATATCACTTATAGAAAGGCTTAAGGCATACGGGACACCTGAGGCAGAGAAATACGGGGAATTAATATACAGAGAGCTTGAGCCAGAGCTCCCGGAACTTATAGAAGATGCTGTATCTGCCCATGGAATAGCACAGATAAAGTATAATAACGCGAGGGATTCTATTGGCAACTCTTTTTCAAATGATACAGCAAAGGTGCCCGATATAAAAGTTATAAATTTTATGGATGAAAAAAGGGCAATAGACCTTGCTACAGGAATGTTGCTATATGGCAGTTCTGCAGGTTCCAGCAATGTAGATATCCCACCGGAAAAACAGTACAGCATTCTAAAGGAACTCGAATCATTGAGGGGAAATCGCAGGCATAAGCTTGGCAGGGCCTTTGAGGGCATAACCTACTCATTCGAAGTAAATATGAACTACGGCGCCTTCAGGGAATTCCAGCGCCACCGCTTTTTCTCAATAATCAGAAAACCTTTATCCACACAATATGGATACGATATTCCAGAAAATCTCGGAAAGATTCCTGAACTCAGATCCAGATATGTAGAATTAATGGATGAAGCGCGCATACTGTATAATGATATTATGGGCAGGTCCGGAAGAAAAATTGCCCAGTACGTTGTTCCATATGCATATAAATACCCGGTAGTTTTCAGTTCAAACCTTAACGAATTAACATATTTCATAGAACTGAGGTCCAACCAGCAGGTTCATCCCGACCTTAGGGAGGTTGCACTTGATATTTACAGTGAGATTAAAAAAATACACCCGCACCTTGCCACACTGATTAAATTTGTTGATACAGGGGATTACAGGCTCGGGAGACTGCCATCCGAGGTAAAGAAAGAAAGCAGGAGAAAGACATTATCCGGGGAAAACGATTAA
- a CDS encoding NAD(P)H-binding protein — MKLIVLGGSGFVGSNILKQMDAEEKAYFSRNNSDELDKLGIKYIKGDVREYDDVKSAIADYDVIVHAIDVLAETEETHEDLSLKGVKNVVNAMQELRGNKKLVYFSAINADKGSTDYFRYKRLGEDNANLLKNSLIIRPSTMFGPGDKFTKMLIEVAKGKVPMLPKSGNMAPVHINDVITVIKNSMERSGTIDICSRERVTFADMFNIVRAKLGMPPVKEISSIVFKPFVGSLQKRGLLTKEQFYMLQLDYYKENTSLFRYVKEPITFKDYINSTDINKL, encoded by the coding sequence ATGAAATTGATAGTTTTAGGAGGATCAGGATTTGTTGGAAGCAACATCTTGAAGCAGATGGATGCCGAAGAAAAGGCTTATTTTTCAAGAAATAACTCGGATGAACTTGACAAACTTGGCATAAAATATATAAAAGGCGATGTAAGGGAATATGATGATGTAAAAAGTGCCATAGCCGACTACGATGTTATTGTCCATGCAATTGACGTACTTGCGGAAACAGAAGAGACACATGAAGACCTGTCATTGAAAGGGGTTAAAAATGTCGTAAATGCCATGCAGGAACTGAGGGGAAACAAGAAACTTGTATATTTTTCAGCCATAAATGCGGATAAGGGAAGCACGGACTATTTCAGGTACAAAAGGCTGGGAGAAGATAATGCAAACCTGCTCAAGAATTCATTAATAATCAGGCCTTCAACTATGTTTGGCCCCGGAGACAAATTTACGAAGATGCTTATTGAGGTTGCAAAGGGAAAAGTTCCCATGTTGCCAAAAAGTGGCAATATGGCTCCGGTACACATCAATGATGTTATCACGGTAATAAAAAATTCCATGGAAAGGTCAGGTACAATAGATATATGCTCCAGGGAACGCGTAACATTTGCTGATATGTTTAATATTGTACGTGCTAAACTGGGCATGCCACCGGTAAAGGAGATTTCATCTATTGTATTCAAGCCATTTGTCGGATCTTTGCAGAAGCGCGGACTGCTGACAAAGGAACAGTTTTACATGCTCCAGCTGGATTATTACAAAGAGAATACATCTTTATTCAGGTATGTCAAAGAGCCCATAACATTTAAAGATTATATAAATTCAACCGACATAAATAAATTATAA
- a CDS encoding DUF1940 domain-containing protein, with translation MEDEQSGEYCELIDRNLPPDHDFFLYESHVKIVKSFLGLAVSEARNVEKLRTMLDILDTLNQNLYDNETVLADNVRKQLRRETKEWIDIDQKMDNGDKYTAYLVLAASNLRIALSYLWRLSKLPDFSDHITEYPLEFMQKLINMINNEAMGNVLL, from the coding sequence ATGGAAGACGAACAATCAGGCGAATACTGTGAATTAATTGACAGGAACCTGCCCCCTGACCATGATTTTTTTCTCTATGAATCACATGTAAAAATAGTTAAATCTTTTCTAGGGCTTGCAGTATCAGAGGCAAGAAACGTTGAAAAATTAAGGACTATGCTGGATATACTGGACACACTGAATCAAAATTTATACGATAATGAAACCGTTCTCGCCGATAATGTAAGGAAGCAGCTGAGGCGGGAAACAAAGGAATGGATTGATATTGATCAGAAGATGGATAATGGTGATAAATATACAGCGTACCTTGTGCTTGCAGCATCAAATCTGCGCATAGCGCTCTCATATCTATGGAGATTGTCAAAATTGCCTGATTTTTCAGATCATATAACAGAATACCCACTTGAGTTCATGCAAAAATTGATAAATATGATAAATAACGAAGCCATGGGCAACGTACTTTTATAA